In Elusimicrobiota bacterium, the genomic stretch TCTTGATCGACGCGATCGTGCGCCGGCATGTTCATGACATTCTCCTTATTTTGACCAATCAGTTGGTAAATATAATTCATAAATTTTTTTAGCCGGTCAGGCTTTATACCCCCTTAAATAGAGAACGACGAATTTTTTGGAATTGTGCAGCGGCGCCACGTCGCGGCTGGCCTTGCAGCAAAGCATGGCCCCTTCGAAGGAGTGGATGATGGCTTGAGCCGAGACTTTGGGCTCGAAATCTTTACGGAAGTAGCCCCGGTTTTTCCAGGACTCCAGGAATTCGGCCAGCGTGTTCGTCCAGCCGCCGAAGCACTCCAGGATTTTGCGCCTCAGTTTTTCGCTTTGATTGGAAATTTCCTGGGCCAAATTGCCGATGAAACATCCGCGTTTGCATCCTTCTTTCTTCATGGATGAGGCCGCGTCGTCGAACATGGCTTCCACCGCTTCGATGGGATCGCGCTCCGGGCTGAAATAGGAGAGATAGGCTTCCTCCTGGCAGCTGGCCCCCTGGCACACGGCCGCCAGGCCCAAATCTTCTTTACTCGGGTAATAGTGGAACAAATTGGCTTTTTTGACCCCGGCCTTGGTCGCGATATCGTCCACGCTCACGCCTTTGAACCCAAATTGGTGGAACAAGGATACGGCCGTGTCGATGATTTTTTGACGCATCTGAGTATTGGGCCTGCGGCTCATTGCATTTTCCTGGGCCTATTAATTATACCAACCACTTGGTAAGTATAATATCCGAAATCATTTTTGTCAATAGGGCGCCGCCATTGTTCTTGCCATTTGAGTAAAATCCTTTTTCTTATGACGCTTGGTGCTAAGACTAAGAAAGAAAAACCGGACGATGCGCCGCGCGTTGCCGCGGCGCCGAAAAAAGCGGGGTTGACCGCCGATGAGATGGGGCTGCAACAGCGGGAAATTTCCGTTTCCGAGTTCTTCACCAAAAACCGCCATCTTCTAGGCTTCGACAATCCGAGAAAAGCGCTTTTGACCACGGTGAAAGAGGCGGTGGACAATGCGTTGGACGCCTCAGAGGAAGCCGGGATTCTTCCGGAAATCACGGTGAAAGTGGAAATGGCCCATGCCGGGCCCACCCCGCCCCCGGTGTCCCAGGCCACGCGCTTTCGCGCGACCGTCATCGATTATGGACCGGGCATTGTGCGCCAGCAAGTGCCGCGCATTTTCGCCAAGCTGCTGTACGGCTCCAAATTCCATCGCCTGAAGATGAGCCGCGGCCAACAGGGCATCGGCATTTCCGCGGCCGGCATGTATGGGCAGTTGACCACCGGCAAGCCGGTCAAAATCATTTCCCGCACATCGGAGAAAACCCCGGCCCATTATTTTGAGGTTCAAATCGATACCAAGAAAAACGAGCCCATTATCTTGGAGAAAAAAGAAATCGATTGGGAGAATCATCGCGGCACCCAGGTGACGATCGAGCTCGAAGGCCGGTATCAGAAAGGCCGGGCTTCGGTGGACGAATACATGGAGTTGACCTCGATCAGCAACCCCCACGCCAAGCTGACGTATATCACCCCGGAAGGCGAAACAAAGATTTTCGAGCGCACGATCGGCGAGTTGCCGGAGACGCCGCGCACCATTAAGCCGCATCCCTACGGCAT encodes the following:
- a CDS encoding TetR family transcriptional regulator C-terminal domain-containing protein, which gives rise to MRQKIIDTAVSLFHQFGFKGVSVDDIATKAGVKKANLFHYYPSKEDLGLAAVCQGASCQEEAYLSYFSPERDPIEAVEAMFDDAASSMKKEGCKRGCFIGNLAQEISNQSEKLRRKILECFGGWTNTLAEFLESWKNRGYFRKDFEPKVSAQAIIHSFEGAMLCCKASRDVAPLHNSKKFVVLYLRGYKA